A portion of the Lysinibacillus timonensis genome contains these proteins:
- a CDS encoding pilus assembly PilX N-terminal domain-containing protein, which translates to MLKRWLPLLNSNNGYALLFVILTIAVSSILGVSLIHITSGTILSTSNERIDQSAYYIAEAGLNIKKAQLNSYLQDAYQETQNEYNKLGNIGQKQKFDFEERFLIRAKSKIVESTITIENFEKNFGMQPFANVKLTHISDSPLKYNITSTGTIGLDERTLTQTVTVTLNAETTIVGNTKQYSGDYAIHARKSITTSGSLEITGTVAVEKKSPSETTQEAMNRISIKNGNITKSATYNSIFDPSLLVGDLLTLPYPREFPNGILSIYHDYTLTLRDNMRLDEISVNRNDTTFTIDVGNSDRELYVNEFNLNKTDLVIVGSGRLILHIGDEFTTNSQTSLNCPSRELVHGMICGGENPNKLTIIHHGNQYLSMPSQTYINTQLFYAPNVELDFTGGSFFRGSMVVNSFDGGGNGEVQFFNGNLTIEGNDETYIEYGEAIDFMIHSGIIEEQ; encoded by the coding sequence ATGTTGAAAAGATGGTTACCTCTACTCAATTCAAATAATGGTTATGCGCTCCTTTTCGTTATTTTAACAATTGCAGTTAGTTCAATTTTAGGCGTCAGTTTGATTCATATTACATCGGGTACAATTCTCTCAACGTCTAATGAGCGAATAGACCAATCTGCGTATTATATCGCAGAAGCAGGTTTAAATATAAAAAAAGCACAATTAAACAGCTATTTACAAGATGCTTATCAAGAAACGCAAAATGAATACAATAAACTCGGAAATATAGGACAGAAACAAAAATTCGACTTTGAAGAAAGGTTTTTAATACGGGCAAAATCCAAAATTGTAGAATCAACTATAACAATTGAAAATTTTGAAAAGAACTTTGGTATGCAACCTTTTGCAAACGTAAAATTGACACATATATCAGATTCACCATTGAAATATAACATAACTTCTACTGGAACAATTGGATTAGATGAAAGAACATTAACACAAACCGTCACTGTGACGTTAAATGCTGAAACAACAATAGTAGGAAATACTAAACAATATTCAGGTGACTATGCAATTCATGCAAGAAAATCCATAACAACATCGGGGTCTCTTGAAATTACTGGTACTGTAGCAGTTGAAAAAAAGTCTCCATCCGAAACTACTCAAGAAGCAATGAATCGAATTTCTATTAAAAATGGCAATATAACAAAAAGTGCCACGTACAATTCAATTTTTGATCCAAGTTTATTAGTTGGAGATTTATTAACACTCCCCTATCCTCGTGAATTTCCAAATGGAATTTTATCCATTTATCATGACTACACTTTAACGTTGCGTGATAATATGCGGTTAGACGAGATTTCTGTAAACCGTAACGATACAACTTTTACAATTGATGTTGGAAATTCCGATCGAGAACTGTATGTTAATGAATTTAACTTAAATAAAACAGACTTAGTTATTGTAGGAAGTGGTCGTCTAATACTTCATATTGGCGATGAATTTACTACAAATAGTCAAACAAGTTTGAACTGTCCAAGCAGAGAACTCGTCCATGGCATGATATGCGGAGGTGAAAATCCAAATAAACTTACAATAATACATCATGGAAACCAATATTTGAGTATGCCCTCTCAAACTTATATCAATACACAACTTTTTTACGCACCAAATGTTGAATTAGATTTTACTGGTGGTTCTTTCTTCAGAGGGTCAATGGTCGTTAATTCTTTTGATGGCGGCGGGAATGGCGAAGTCCAATTTTTTAACGGAAACTTGACAATTGAAGGTAATGACGAAACTTATATTGAGTATGGTGAAGCAATTGATTTCATGATTCATTCAGGAATTATTGAAGAACAATAA
- a CDS encoding prepilin-type N-terminal cleavage/methylation domain-containing protein has protein sequence MLLKLKYKNLNDSGYSLIEILISLIVLTIILLSIFGLIIQATKTGKASETIIDATYLAQTEMENAVGVSKITLMDERVSTIQGKLDYSETSTSIDNTQVFRKRITVEENEIIIQLEMKEHSSLNHLTPIIIKVFEVRSGEENLIAQMENILTWRTLNE, from the coding sequence TTGCTATTGAAGTTAAAATATAAAAATCTAAATGATTCTGGATATAGTTTAATAGAAATCCTTATCTCATTAATCGTGCTTACGATAATATTACTTAGTATTTTTGGACTAATTATCCAGGCTACTAAAACTGGCAAAGCTTCAGAAACCATAATTGATGCTACTTATCTTGCTCAAACTGAGATGGAGAATGCTGTTGGAGTAAGTAAAATTACCTTAATGGATGAAAGAGTTTCAACTATACAAGGTAAACTTGATTATTCTGAAACTTCAACATCAATTGACAATACTCAAGTATTTAGAAAGCGGATTACAGTTGAAGAAAATGAAATTATTATCCAACTAGAGATGAAGGAACATAGTAGTTTAAATCATCTTACACCCATCATCATTAAAGTGTTCGAAGTTCGTTCTGGCGAGGAAAATTTAATTGCGCAAATGGAAAATATCTTAACCTGGAGAACATTAAATGAGTAA
- a CDS encoding GspE/PulE family protein — translation MRGSTRKRLGDLLVEAGVLSQEQLNYALENKSSEEKLGDFLIRENFITEQQLIEVLEFQLGIPHINLNQYTIDPDLLQLVPVELAKRAKIMPIRRDKNKLFIAMADPMDYFAIEEVRMATGCQIETSIAAKDDLHRTITKYYDLQESMEAALSDLGVTPTEVQQEITDEDSPIVRLVNQIIANGVVQRASDIHFDPQETDFRVRYRVDGVLRTERSLPKHMQSMITARIKIMGNLNITENRVPQDGRIKTNMNFKPVDIRLSTLPTVFGEKIVMRILDLSNAMNDITKLGFTKYNEDLFRKMISRPNGIVLITGPTGSGKSSTLYAALNNLNKEGVNIITVEDPVEYQLEGINQIQVKEEVGLTFATGLRSILRQDPDIVMIGEIRDSETAEIAVRASLTGHLVLSTLHTNSAVESISRLKDMGIEPFLISSSLNCVMAQRLVRRVCRDCAQKVQATDREKEIFAEAGLQVESVQRGRGCPACNHSGYRGRLAIHEILPIDRVIKDHILQRSNISAIRDYMRQQQYPSLLDDGLQKVLDGVTTTEEVLRVATFD, via the coding sequence ATGAGAGGGTCTACAAGAAAACGGCTTGGCGATTTGCTAGTTGAAGCGGGCGTACTTTCACAAGAACAACTAAATTATGCGTTAGAAAATAAAAGCAGTGAAGAGAAATTAGGGGACTTCCTCATTCGTGAAAACTTCATTACTGAACAACAATTAATTGAGGTCCTTGAGTTCCAATTAGGTATACCTCATATTAATTTAAATCAATATACAATTGACCCTGACCTACTTCAACTTGTTCCAGTTGAACTCGCTAAACGAGCGAAAATTATGCCCATTCGCCGGGATAAGAATAAGCTATTTATCGCAATGGCTGACCCGATGGATTATTTTGCAATCGAAGAGGTTCGAATGGCAACCGGTTGTCAAATTGAAACAAGTATAGCTGCAAAAGATGATCTACACAGGACGATTACAAAATACTACGACTTACAAGAATCGATGGAAGCTGCATTATCGGACTTAGGTGTTACTCCAACTGAAGTTCAACAAGAAATAACTGACGAAGATTCACCTATTGTCCGTCTTGTGAACCAGATTATCGCAAATGGCGTTGTTCAACGTGCAAGCGATATTCACTTTGACCCACAAGAGACAGATTTTCGAGTCCGTTACCGTGTAGATGGTGTTTTAAGAACTGAGCGTTCGCTTCCAAAACACATGCAAAGTATGATTACAGCCCGTATTAAAATTATGGGTAATTTAAACATAACAGAAAACCGTGTGCCGCAAGATGGTCGTATAAAAACAAATATGAATTTTAAACCTGTTGATATTCGATTATCTACTTTGCCAACTGTTTTCGGGGAAAAAATTGTTATGCGTATCCTTGACCTAAGTAATGCAATGAATGACATTACGAAGCTTGGATTTACTAAATATAATGAAGACTTATTTCGTAAAATGATTTCTCGCCCAAATGGAATTGTACTTATTACAGGGCCAACGGGTTCGGGTAAATCCTCTACTTTATACGCTGCATTAAATAATTTGAATAAAGAAGGGGTCAATATTATTACGGTTGAAGACCCTGTTGAATATCAATTAGAAGGTATTAACCAAATCCAAGTAAAAGAAGAAGTTGGATTAACGTTTGCTACAGGACTTCGTTCGATTTTGCGTCAAGATCCAGATATCGTCATGATTGGAGAAATTCGTGACTCAGAAACAGCAGAAATTGCTGTACGTGCATCACTTACGGGGCATCTCGTCTTAAGTACCTTACATACTAATAGTGCTGTTGAATCCATTTCACGATTAAAAGATATGGGGATTGAACCGTTTTTAATTTCTTCATCTCTAAATTGCGTGATGGCTCAACGATTAGTACGACGTGTTTGTCGAGATTGCGCCCAAAAAGTACAAGCTACAGACCGGGAAAAAGAAATATTTGCTGAGGCGGGGCTTCAAGTTGAATCTGTGCAAAGAGGAAGAGGCTGTCCTGCTTGCAATCATTCTGGTTATCGCGGGCGACTTGCCATTCATGAAATTTTACCAATTGATCGCGTGATTAAAGATCATATTTTACAAAGAAGCAATATTTCTGCCATTCGTGATTATATGAGACAACAACAATATCCATCTTTATTAGATGATGGGTTACAAAAAGTATTAGACGGCGTTACAACTACAGAAGAAGTGTTAAGAGTTGCCACATTTGATTAG
- a CDS encoding type II secretion system protein J: MNQKGITLIELLAVIILLGVITSSIFGLLISGNQNYERQTDENQQLDEISYVLKQVTKDIRQSNVASVKSNTFTLDSITYHFDRNTQTLKRNGRILSSTIKSFQVTQEGKQIVIEMTSNLNKSIQTTVFLRSEE; this comes from the coding sequence ATGAATCAAAAAGGCATTACATTAATCGAATTATTAGCTGTGATCATCTTGCTAGGTGTTATTACAAGTTCCATCTTTGGTTTATTAATTAGTGGTAATCAAAACTATGAACGTCAAACAGATGAAAACCAACAACTAGATGAAATCAGCTATGTACTCAAACAAGTAACAAAGGATATCAGGCAATCTAATGTGGCTAGTGTAAAATCAAACACATTTACATTAGATTCAATAACTTATCATTTTGACCGAAACACTCAAACACTTAAACGAAATGGAAGAATTCTATCCTCAACAATTAAAAGTTTCCAAGTGACACAAGAGGGAAAACAGATAGTGATCGAAATGACAAGCAACTTAAATAAATCAATCCAGACAACTGTTTTTCTAAGGAGTGAAGAATAA
- a CDS encoding VanW family protein, which produces MNIQIKMFTLVVLSVFLIYLLLPASEMRTAYADDEGNGSTIAGVNVEGLDREEIQNVLTNAIADWTQQDLVVAGGGIELEIDPSTLQFDIEASIDEYETLSYKPWYAFWRTDRMIQVPLKVTGTEELKSEIANVSAWDPEATYNQILSQASFLMGHQVEATVKNVDVYDNERLSLAIEEIPTNAYAPEELVHLLDDVLINPGQQFAFLDTIGESATSVNQESLNFVASLLYSAVLETEFDIIERHSQGQVPSYLELGKDANINIALNEDFKFLNNSENVVKLNVSIEGSRMKVELSSNAKEKEVLVRVDKEILSPRFIYRYSNELPIGHEQVLQDGNEGYRVIVFRTISGNGTIEEEQVSRDYYPPVNEIVLKSSKQPEPTTDGEKDGEQTDTDDIDLETDKETDSNSEVEHDSNMDIDLDGDGLPDIEIPVKNETPSTYDKGGNKVTP; this is translated from the coding sequence GTGAATATCCAAATAAAAATGTTCACTCTTGTTGTATTAAGTGTATTTCTAATCTATTTGTTGTTACCTGCAAGTGAGATGAGAACAGCATATGCGGATGACGAAGGTAATGGTTCTACAATTGCTGGGGTTAACGTAGAGGGCTTGGATCGTGAGGAGATCCAAAACGTACTAACTAATGCAATAGCTGATTGGACTCAACAAGATTTGGTAGTAGCTGGAGGTGGTATCGAACTAGAGATTGATCCATCTACCCTACAATTCGATATAGAAGCTTCTATAGATGAGTATGAAACATTGTCCTATAAGCCATGGTACGCTTTTTGGCGAACAGATCGTATGATCCAGGTTCCTCTAAAAGTAACTGGAACGGAGGAGCTGAAAAGTGAAATAGCCAATGTTAGTGCGTGGGATCCTGAAGCCACGTACAACCAAATCCTTTCCCAAGCTTCATTCTTAATGGGACATCAAGTAGAAGCTACCGTAAAGAACGTGGATGTTTACGACAACGAAAGGCTATCACTTGCAATCGAGGAGATTCCAACAAATGCCTATGCTCCAGAAGAACTAGTTCATTTGTTAGATGACGTGCTCATTAATCCTGGTCAGCAATTTGCGTTTCTCGATACAATTGGAGAAAGTGCAACTTCTGTGAATCAAGAATCATTAAATTTTGTTGCTTCTTTATTATATAGTGCGGTGCTTGAAACAGAATTTGACATTATCGAACGTCATAGCCAAGGACAAGTTCCTTCCTACTTAGAATTAGGAAAGGATGCAAATATTAATATTGCACTCAATGAAGACTTCAAATTCCTAAATAATTCAGAGAATGTCGTAAAATTAAATGTTTCAATTGAAGGAAGTCGAATGAAAGTTGAACTGTCTTCTAATGCTAAGGAAAAAGAAGTGCTTGTTCGAGTAGATAAAGAAATTCTATCTCCTCGATTCATTTATCGTTATTCTAACGAGTTACCAATTGGTCATGAACAAGTTCTACAAGATGGCAATGAAGGTTACCGTGTCATAGTTTTCCGAACGATATCAGGTAACGGAACTATAGAAGAGGAACAAGTAAGTCGAGATTACTACCCACCAGTGAATGAAATTGTTTTAAAATCCTCAAAACAACCTGAACCAACAACTGACGGTGAAAAAGATGGGGAACAAACAGATACAGATGATATAGATTTAGAAACAGATAAAGAAACAGATTCAAATTCAGAAGTCGAACATGATTCCAACATGGATATCGATTTAGATGGCGATGGATTACCTGATATTGAAATTCCTGTTAAAAATGAAACACCATCTACTTATGACAAAGGTGGTAATAAAGTCACACCATAG
- a CDS encoding type IV pilus twitching motility protein PilT, translating into MSQFSIQTLLKKAYEEKASDLHITVGIPPVYRLNGKLKHIGEEPIKPDDVKEMVGEILPKHKVDEFEEKGETDFNYSLEDLCRFRVNAYHQRNVGAIAFRLIPSKIPTIESLGMPKVLYDLADKPQGLVLVTGPTGSGKSTTLAAMLNYINETKSKHIITLEDPIEYLHHHKKSVINQREIGSDTSDFASGLRASLRQDPDVILVGEMRDLETISTAITAAETGHLVFATLHTSSAPTTIDRIIDVFPPHQQGQIRIQLANVIQGIISQRLFARSDTGGRIAATEIMVAVPSVTNLIRNEKIHQIPSVMQTSRALGMHTLQTSLQELVSRGKVSLEDARPYMNVGDY; encoded by the coding sequence ATGAGCCAATTTTCAATCCAGACATTATTAAAAAAAGCATACGAAGAAAAAGCGTCAGACTTACACATTACAGTAGGGATTCCACCTGTTTATCGTTTGAATGGGAAATTAAAACATATCGGGGAAGAACCAATCAAACCAGATGATGTGAAAGAAATGGTAGGAGAAATTTTACCGAAACATAAAGTGGACGAGTTTGAGGAAAAGGGTGAAACAGACTTCAACTATTCACTTGAAGACTTATGTCGTTTCCGTGTGAACGCTTATCACCAACGAAATGTAGGTGCTATTGCATTTCGTCTAATACCATCAAAAATTCCAACTATTGAATCGTTAGGTATGCCTAAAGTGTTATATGATTTAGCAGATAAACCTCAAGGACTTGTCCTAGTAACTGGTCCTACTGGTTCTGGTAAATCAACTACTCTTGCAGCTATGTTGAACTATATAAATGAAACAAAATCAAAACATATTATTACACTTGAAGATCCTATTGAGTACTTACATCATCATAAAAAATCGGTAATAAATCAACGAGAAATTGGTTCAGATACAAGCGATTTTGCAAGTGGTCTACGTGCATCACTTCGTCAGGACCCAGACGTTATTTTAGTTGGGGAGATGCGTGATCTAGAAACAATTTCGACAGCAATAACAGCTGCTGAAACGGGACATCTGGTATTTGCAACATTGCATACATCCAGTGCTCCAACAACGATTGACAGAATAATTGACGTGTTCCCACCACATCAACAAGGTCAAATTCGTATTCAGTTGGCAAACGTTATTCAAGGAATCATTTCGCAACGTTTATTTGCAAGAAGTGATACTGGAGGCCGAATCGCAGCAACGGAAATTATGGTGGCAGTTCCTTCTGTAACTAATTTAATTCGAAACGAAAAAATTCATCAAATTCCAAGTGTCATGCAAACGAGTCGAGCACTTGGCATGCACACATTACAAACTTCGCTTCAGGAGCTAGTATCACGTGGAAAGGTTTCGTTAGAAGATGCAAGACCGTATATGAACGTGGGTGATTACTAA
- a CDS encoding prepilin-type N-terminal cleavage/methylation domain-containing protein, translated as MLIKKFTCCLKKDGFTLIEVLASVTLITLLLLSVFTIFTQTARSTKVAENIVDATYIGQSEMEKLYGISLDTSFENLEIALQSVGYKGITANEFEKFDEEHNVLITLEIKKNRTYSNLSTVLLHVYEQRNGPLLVQMENALFWQEDTI; from the coding sequence ATGTTGATTAAGAAATTTACATGTTGCTTGAAGAAAGATGGATTTACACTAATAGAAGTGTTAGCATCTGTCACTTTAATTACGCTCCTTTTGCTTAGTGTTTTTACTATTTTTACACAAACGGCACGGTCAACAAAAGTGGCTGAAAATATTGTGGATGCCACTTATATCGGACAATCAGAAATGGAAAAACTATATGGTATTTCCTTAGATACTAGCTTTGAAAACCTTGAGATTGCACTCCAGTCAGTGGGTTATAAAGGGATTACTGCAAATGAGTTTGAGAAATTTGATGAAGAACACAATGTTTTAATCACACTAGAAATTAAAAAGAATAGAACATATTCAAATCTTTCCACTGTCTTGTTGCATGTATATGAACAAAGAAATGGGCCCCTTCTAGTACAAATGGAAAATGCACTTTTTTGGCAGGAAGATACTATATGA
- a CDS encoding prepilin-type N-terminal cleavage/methylation domain-containing protein translates to MSNLIKNEKGLTLVELLAVIIISAILIILAIGIFSNGQNQAQNQVDKNNQLMDIAYVLKALTKEMRKTDIVEVPNSQTLKIKDNVYAFNSSEKVITKDEKLFANHINQFEVRKEIVLIEDDNATGISNIITKIIIEIESVNQIKQKTEIVLRR, encoded by the coding sequence ATGAGTAATCTGATTAAAAATGAAAAAGGATTAACATTAGTTGAACTTTTAGCGGTCATCATTATTTCAGCTATTCTTATAATCTTAGCTATTGGTATTTTTTCAAATGGTCAAAACCAGGCCCAGAATCAAGTAGACAAGAATAACCAACTAATGGATATCGCTTATGTACTAAAAGCCTTAACAAAAGAAATGCGAAAAACCGATATTGTTGAAGTACCAAATAGTCAAACTTTAAAAATTAAAGATAACGTATACGCTTTTAATTCATCCGAAAAAGTCATAACGAAAGATGAGAAGTTATTTGCCAATCATATTAATCAATTTGAAGTGCGAAAAGAAATAGTATTGATTGAAGATGATAATGCAACAGGAATATCCAATATTATTACTAAAATCATTATTGAGATTGAAAGTGTTAATCAGATCAAGCAAAAAACGGAAATCGTTTTAAGGCGGTGA
- a CDS encoding polymer-forming cytoskeletal protein, with translation MKILKRYLGNIKPFSNEKGYTLVLVLLIFVVFSIVGTGLLIISSNTMKTMDSERDDQSAYYIAEAGLVEVRANINELAKLAYSETLNYYNNIEDLQVKSEYNFLENFLDNAKGKINNLYFNGINPTSNFISAKIKKEYEKQLNSEGLPVSETTVEFISEESGSEKLTYLIRSNGIIENKTRNVSQKVEITLNVEVEEEEIIIGEDNNTHPYEPKACYALYANGAITAGSGTISGDIYSKSKLVINNSGASMSGNVYSTEDIEIKGSQGIKNVYSPKNVTITGGSIAGSVFAGQKIDITGGTVNGDLKAVDTITAIGGTVNGNVVSKNNVNILAYPSISKDIIALNDIYVKQWFNAAGNYRYGGIIKFDQNVNANTKLKPLSVNEKIAIEQEDIINTNEYGEIINSCTEQMPTLQNVDTVFMNHSTVELAPNIQIFNSDSNSYVDVIKNGNLTISHYKTEGFTLDLSNDMYFKSINVDGYKTLNIDLKGETRSIFVDSLNVAGHINIMNPGILKIYVLDNLNYTGGSFNKNGYVTAASIYYSGTNSISFGSDLFMNTDLHVKNADVTFTAGGRVKGNVFVYGNNKVTVTGGSAVTEQLFLAPNSEFIHNNGIIKGNVVAKNYTMSGGATIDPPEQNGGATNPGSGDGEKTVVKVKKYNQVYDLLYLHSQLEE, from the coding sequence GTGAAAATTCTGAAACGATATTTAGGAAACATAAAACCATTTAGCAATGAAAAAGGATATACACTTGTTTTAGTACTTTTAATTTTTGTCGTCTTCAGTATAGTAGGTACGGGTTTACTAATTATCTCTTCAAATACAATGAAAACAATGGACTCTGAAAGAGATGATCAGTCAGCTTACTATATCGCCGAGGCAGGCTTGGTCGAAGTACGAGCTAACATAAATGAACTTGCAAAACTAGCTTATTCTGAAACATTAAATTACTATAACAATATTGAAGATCTACAAGTAAAATCTGAATATAATTTTCTAGAAAATTTTCTGGATAATGCAAAAGGTAAAATAAATAATCTTTACTTCAATGGTATTAATCCGACTAGTAATTTCATCTCAGCAAAAATTAAGAAAGAGTATGAAAAACAACTAAATAGTGAAGGATTACCCGTCTCTGAAACTACGGTTGAATTCATTAGCGAAGAATCTGGTTCAGAGAAACTAACATATTTAATTAGATCAAACGGTATCATTGAAAATAAAACTAGAAATGTTTCCCAGAAGGTAGAAATAACATTAAATGTTGAAGTTGAAGAAGAAGAAATTATTATCGGAGAGGATAATAACACCCACCCATACGAACCGAAAGCATGTTATGCACTTTATGCGAACGGGGCAATTACGGCAGGTAGCGGTACAATCTCAGGTGATATTTATTCAAAGTCGAAGTTAGTTATTAACAATAGTGGTGCTTCAATGAGTGGAAATGTATACTCTACGGAAGATATTGAGATTAAAGGATCTCAAGGTATTAAAAACGTCTATTCACCAAAGAACGTTACCATCACAGGTGGTTCTATTGCTGGCTCAGTATTTGCGGGGCAAAAGATCGATATTACAGGTGGAACTGTAAATGGTGATCTTAAAGCAGTTGATACAATTACAGCGATTGGTGGTACTGTTAATGGTAATGTAGTATCTAAAAACAATGTCAATATTCTTGCGTACCCCTCTATTTCTAAAGATATTATTGCTTTGAATGATATTTACGTAAAACAATGGTTTAATGCAGCAGGCAACTATCGATATGGTGGTATTATTAAATTCGATCAAAACGTCAACGCAAATACAAAATTAAAACCATTATCTGTTAATGAGAAAATTGCAATTGAACAAGAAGATATCATTAACACGAATGAATATGGTGAAATTATTAACTCATGCACCGAACAAATGCCAACACTGCAAAATGTAGATACAGTATTTATGAACCATAGTACTGTAGAATTAGCACCAAATATACAAATATTCAATAGTGATTCGAATAGTTATGTAGATGTAATTAAAAATGGAAATTTAACTATATCACACTATAAAACAGAAGGCTTTACATTAGATTTATCTAATGATATGTATTTCAAAAGTATCAACGTGGATGGTTATAAAACTTTAAATATTGACTTAAAAGGTGAAACACGCTCTATATTTGTAGATTCCTTAAATGTAGCTGGTCATATAAACATAATGAACCCAGGTATTTTAAAGATTTATGTTTTAGATAATTTAAACTATACTGGAGGATCTTTTAATAAAAATGGCTATGTTACTGCTGCTTCAATCTATTATTCTGGGACGAATTCAATCAGTTTTGGAAGTGATCTTTTTATGAACACAGACCTTCATGTTAAAAACGCTGATGTTACTTTTACTGCAGGTGGTAGAGTTAAAGGCAATGTTTTTGTATACGGTAATAATAAAGTTACTGTTACAGGGGGAAGTGCCGTAACTGAACAACTATTTTTAGCACCAAATAGCGAATTTATCCATAATAATGGAATTATCAAAGGGAATGTTGTAGCCAAAAACTACACGATGTCTGGTGGAGCAACTATAGATCCGCCTGAACAAAATGGTGGAGCTACTAACCCAGGTTCTGGCGATGGTGAAAAAACTGTTGTTAAAGTAAAGAAATATAATCAGGTTTATGATCTATTATACTTACATTCCCAATTAGAAGAATAA
- a CDS encoding IS256 family transposase, translating to MQNYENMTIKDLARECQSVDDIIEMMKSLFKETLQLVFEAEIEDHLGYTKHSSQGINTGNSRNGYRTKVIKTKFGNTRLSIPRDRNGEYEPQIVKNYESSINGLEEQILALYSKGMSTRDIESHMNDIYGVDVSPSLVSKVTDKILPQIVEWQSRPLDRVYPIVYLDAVHFKVKHENRIINKAAYTVLGVNSDGIKDILGIWIGENESASFWLSVCTDLKSRGVEDILIACKDGLSGFSEAIQSTFPQTHIQLCVIHQIRNTMKYVASKERQAFMNDLKKVYKASILEQAELEFKKLKESWNNKYPKVIESWEENWLELTTYFSYPTEIRKIIYTTNTVEGFHRQLRKVTKTKSAYPTDNALKKIIYLATMDAIEKWNKPIPGWLECEGQFKILFAGRI from the coding sequence ATGCAAAATTACGAAAATATGACGATTAAGGATTTAGCCAGGGAGTGTCAATCTGTCGATGACATCATTGAGATGATGAAATCTTTATTTAAAGAAACATTACAACTTGTATTTGAAGCTGAAATAGAGGATCACCTGGGCTATACAAAACACAGTTCTCAGGGAATTAACACTGGTAATAGTCGAAATGGATATAGAACAAAGGTTATTAAGACAAAGTTTGGTAATACAAGATTAAGTATTCCCAGAGATCGTAATGGTGAATATGAGCCACAAATTGTTAAGAACTATGAGTCATCGATTAATGGTCTAGAGGAACAGATTCTAGCCCTCTATTCCAAAGGAATGTCTACTAGAGATATTGAGTCACACATGAATGATATATATGGTGTAGATGTTTCGCCTAGTTTAGTTAGTAAAGTGACAGATAAAATTCTACCACAAATAGTTGAGTGGCAGTCTCGTCCGCTGGACCGAGTCTATCCCATTGTTTATCTAGATGCGGTTCACTTTAAGGTAAAGCATGAAAATCGCATTATCAATAAGGCAGCTTACACAGTTCTAGGTGTTAATTCCGATGGAATAAAGGATATTTTAGGAATATGGATTGGAGAAAATGAGAGCGCAAGCTTTTGGTTGAGTGTCTGTACTGACCTTAAAAGTCGTGGTGTTGAAGATATTTTGATTGCTTGTAAAGACGGACTTTCGGGCTTTTCAGAAGCGATTCAAAGTACATTTCCACAGACTCATATTCAGTTATGCGTGATTCATCAAATACGTAACACAATGAAGTATGTTGCATCAAAGGAACGACAAGCATTTATGAATGATTTAAAGAAAGTCTATAAAGCTTCCATTCTAGAACAAGCTGAACTGGAATTTAAAAAACTAAAGGAATCATGGAATAACAAATATCCGAAGGTTATTGAATCATGGGAAGAAAATTGGTTAGAGCTGACCACTTACTTTTCATATCCAACGGAGATTAGAAAGATTATATATACTACTAATACGGTTGAGGGATTCCATCGGCAGTTAAGAAAAGTGACAAAAACTAAATCAGCTTATCCTACAGACAATGCATTAAAGAAAATCATCTATTTAGCTACTATGGATGCAATTGAAAAGTGGAATAAGCCAATTCCAGGATGGCTAGAATGTGAAGGACAATTTAAAATATTATTTGCGGGTCGCATTTAG